The genomic region CGGCACGGAGCCACCCGCCGGGCCGCTCCCATCCCCGCGCCCCACGCGGACGGGGCCCTGCCCGCCCGTCGCAACCCGCGCAGCGCCGCGGCCGCAGCCCCAGGCCCGGAGAGCGAGCCCGGGGACGGCGCGGCGCCGGACGGCCCCACCGCGAGGCCCTCCCGCCCGGGCCCCGCACCCGCCGaccgccccgcagcgccgcgcgGCCGTCCCGGTACCTGAGGGGCGGCTCTGCccggctccgcgccgccgcccgccgctaCCACCGCCtcgggcggggcgggcggctccGGCggcgggggaggcggcggcggaggggcgGGAGGAGGACCGGCGGCCCCTCCGGGACGTTCTCGGCGGTTCGCGGCGCCTCCGGCCGCCGCCACCTTGTTCCGCCTGCGAGTCATGGCGAGCGCGGCCCGCCGCAGACAGGACAACAGCCAATATGGCGGCGCGGCCCGTCCGGCCCCTGCCCGGGGGGCGGCCCGGCGAGGCGaagccgccgccgccatcttcGGAGCGGGCGGCGCCGCGCGTTAaggcgccccctggcggccgGAGGTGGCTCGGCGGCCGCGCGCGGAGGCTCCCCCGGGTcccagcgccgcgccgcgcccaCGCGTGGGGTGCTCCGGGGGCGGCAGCGCGGCGCGATCCTCGGCGCTGGGCGCGCGGCTTCGCACCCGCAGGCTGCCGATCCGCTGATCCCCCGATCCGGCTCACTCGGCGCATCTCAGCCGTGCGGGTTTTCCTCGCGGTGCGCGACACGAGTGGGTTCGCAGCCCCTCCGCGCCCCATTCCCGGGATAACAGCGCTACCCCCATCCCTCGGCAGCATCCCGACCGCGCAGCGCTCAGCAACGCAGAGGCCGCAGAACCCCGTGCAGGGGGAGCCCCGAGCCCGGCGTGGCCGTTCTCCCAGCCCACGTCCCGCAGCCCCGGGCTGCCCCCAGCGCCGTGGCGCACCGCGGCCACAAACTCCCGGCTCTCGGCACCGACACAGCCGCCGCCGAGCCGAGCCCCGCCGGCCCCGGGGAGCGGCCGTGACTCAGGGACGTCCTCCGCCCCGAGGTGCAGCTGACAGAACGGAGCGGATTTTTTGCCCGTGAATCGCCCCGGTCTGGCTTTCAGACGTTTGAATTTTCGGCGTCTGCAACACCGTGTGGGAGCAGCCATCTGCTGTGTCGCAGCCGGGAACCGGGAACCGTCCCACGGAGGGCCTCGCTGCGCCCCGTGGATAGCAGCTGGGCCGGCACCGACGGAGCCCCGGGGACCGAGGGGGAAGGGAAGCGGGAGCGGAGCACCCACACGGGGCACACCGGGCACCGCGCCCTGCCCGACGGGGATCCGCCCTCGGTGAGAAAGCAGCGAGAAACCGGTCCGTCGGGTGGCGACCGCCTCCCCGCACCGGGCAGTCCCCGGGTTCCGCCGAGGGCAGGGACCGGCCCGCCGGGTTCCGGCGACCGCGGCCCCGGAGGTGGGCAGACACCGCCCCGACCCGCCCCCGGGCGGTGCCCGGTGCCGGCCCGCCCCGTTGGCGAGCGGCGGGCGCGGGGATCCGGGCGGCGGTAGAACTCCTGGTCGCGCCATGCTGCCCGCCGCCCTCCGGAGATGGCTGCGTCGGCCCAAGGTGAGAGCGGCGGCGGCTGTTCCCCGTTCCCGGTACGGCACGAGCAGCCCCGACGGGGCGGCCGCCACACCCGGAGCTCCGCTGCCCACGCGCTGCTGCCGGTGGGCACCTGGCACCGAGAATGGGCGGGGGTGGGCGGAGCCCTCCGGTGCGGAGCGGTCCCGGGGGTACCGGGGATGGGTGGCGGGGCTCGGGCGCTCACAGGGAGCGAAGCAGAGCCGGGCCGTCCCGGAGCAGGGCGGGAGGAGGAAGCGGTTCCGCGGGCCCGGCCGGTGACTCACGGTGTGACGGTGCCGCGTGAGCCCGACAGGATCGGGCAGCTCCGGGACCGCCCCGGATCGCTGGGACCGATCCTCGGCAACCCCGGCCCGCAGCCCCGACCACCGCGGGAGAGTCCTGGGGAGCAGCGGGGCGGGGGTGAATTGCCGGTGCCCCTGAGCTACCCGCAGCCTTCCCGCAGACCTTTCACCCGCTGCCGTGTTTACAGCCGTGCACGGATCTGTGCCCACACTGCCGGGATGAGGGCGAGCTTGTtcgtcctgctctgctctggaaaAACTGAGGCATGGGTGGGGACAGCGGGGTGGCTCCATGTGGGGCCCCGCTGTGTGTCAGCCCCATTGCCCCATTGCTCGTCCTCCCTGCCCGCAGCGCTCCGACCCCCGGCTGCTCTCGCAGTTCTTCTTTGCCGACGAGCGAGTGACGCGCGTGGTGGCCGACATCAATGGGCTGGATGCTGAGCTGGACCCGCAGCAGTACCTGGTGCTCCTCAACCAGCTCCACCTCAGCCAGGTACGGCACAGTGACCTCAGCGCGTGGCTCTTGGGGTGGCCGCGGTGACATCCCTGTCCCCACCAGGCTCAGCTGCTGGCCGTCATTGAGCGCATCATGGAGGAGTGCATTCCCACGCAGAGGCACAGCCGTGATTACCTCGTCAAGTTCCCCGAGGAGCTTTTGGTGGACAACCTGGGGAACCACATGCTGTTTGCTGCCGAGGTCAGCCCTGAGAAGGGGACGACAGGCTGGGGGTGAGCTGCAGGCTCTGTCCCCTGGTCCCGGTTCCTGACGCACCCCTGGTCCCGGCAGTGCCTTCTGGCAGGGAGCTTCCTCGAGGTGGAGGAGGCGGAGGGGGCACAGCTGAGACCGCGCGCCAGGAGcctgctgtgcagcctggagctggtgcGGGCACTGCTGCGGGAGCAGAGCCTGAGCCAGCCCGGCACCTACTCTGAGCCCGTGCGGGCTGCACTCATGCAGTTTGATCGTCTGTTTGCCGAGTTTGAGCTCAGGTGGGGGACTGGGCgttggggctgtgggggctcaGTGGGGTCCAGTGGCACCTCACTGTCCCCCAACTCCACAGCTACGTGTCCTCGCTGGTGGCAGTGAAATCCCCTGATGAGATCTACAGGCAGCAGGAGATCATTGTGCTCTTCTGTGAGACAGTGGAGAGGTGGGGACACggtgtgctggggagggcaTGGGGCATCCTCCTGGCATCACCCCAGCCCCACTGTAAGGCTGTGTGCCCCCCAGAGCCCTGCGCTTGGGCTACCTGACCCAGGAGATGATTGATGGCTATGAACCGCTGCTGATGTTCACCATCCCTCGCCTGGCTATCATCAGGTGTGTGCAACCCCCTGCCCCACCAGGAGTGCCCAGGGGTGCCCTGCGCTGATCCCACAACCGTGTGTTCCACGCTGTCCCCTTGCAGTGGTCTCCTCATCTACCCCGAGGGTCCCCTCAGCCTGGAGCGCAGCCCTGAGCAGATGTCGCGGGTGTTCAGCCCCTTCTACAACCTGCTGATGAAGATCAGGTATGTGGGCAGCAGTGTGGGGGGCAGCAATGTGGGGGTGACGTGTGGTCACACCGTTCCCTTCCTGCAGGGATCTGCTGCGGGTGCTGtcagcagaggagctgtgcctgctggagaggagcctttgtgcagctgaagcagaggaTCCCTGCAGCTCAGTCACCCCACCAGCGTGGGGGGAAGCGGTGCCCAGAGTGGCCCCCCATACTCCATGGGGTCTCCTGGAGAGTCCCCACACCACCCCCGCACACCACAGTTTGATGGGGAGGTTGGGTGCAGTGGACAACCCATGCACAGAGAGGCACGTGGCGGTCTGCTTGGGGAGGGAGCGGGGATGAGGTGGCCAATCCCTGCCTGGTGGGACAGGGCTTTTTTGTTCCACCCGGTGGGTGACCATCAcctccccacacacagcccccagcaccccccgGGGCCATGGCTGGAGGCCACACCGGGTCCCCGCTGCTCAGAGCTGCGTGCCCACTACAGCAGCACCAGAGACATGCTGCACACCCTCTTCGTCTGCATCTCCGGTGAGTGAGTGCTGCGTCCCCCTGCAGACCCCACGCTCCCGCAGTGCCCTGAGCTCACATCCCCACGCAGGGGTGGCTGATCAGCTCCAGACCAACTTTGCCAGCGATCTGCGCAGCATCCTGAAAACCGTCTTCAAGATCGTGGCCTCACCAGCAGAAACCTCAGAGGAGACAGGCGGCAGTAGTGCGTAACAGGGCTGGCACGGGGCACGGCTCCTCCTGTCCCCAGGGAGATGGGGCTGTGACAGCTGCGTGGGGACAGTGTAGCCACAGTGCCCAGCTGGGGATGCTGGCAGCCAGGGCGTGCCACACGTCCCATCCGCGGGGACACccgtggggctgagccctgccCCAGTTCAGCCAGATAAATACCTTTGTCCCTGCAGAGAATGAGGACGGTGACCTGTGTGCGGGTGATGTGCCCCACGTGGCTGACTGCCCCCTGTGCCCCAGCCCCAGAGATGCCACTGGGCTCCGGAGGGCAGGTAAGGGGCGGTGGAGCTGCAGGGTGATGCCAGCCGGGTGGCTCTGCTCTGACCGGGGCGGGGACCCCTGGTGACCCCCCCGTTGTTTCCCCTTCACATTCTCCCAGCAGGAGCGCGCAGCCGGCCCGAGTGGGTGCCGGACAGCAcctgcagccactgctctgcctgccGTGCTCCCTTCACCCTGCTGCGCCGCCGCCACCACTGCCGCAGCTGTGGGAAggtacggggggggggggctgggccGGGTGCGGGGCTCCAGGAGCCGTGGTTCTACTCGGTGCCGCTCTCTCCCTGCAGATCTTCTGCGCCCGCTGCTCACCGCACACCGCTGCGCTGCCGCACTACGGCCAGCCCAGACCTGTGCGTGTCTGCACGCACTGCCACGCCACGCACCTCTCGTCCTGGCGTACCCGCACCCGCTGAGGGGTCCTGGCTGCGGGACgtggctatggggctgctgggcagaCCCTGTACCCGTGGGGCCGGGTGGGCGCAGGACCGCTCGCCCCGTGCCCGCAGAGCCTGGcgctgccccatccccagggctggAAACGTGCCTTGTTGCGGTTTTGCTTCGTTGTGTTTTTGCAGGTGAACTTTGGCTGCTGTTGGGCCCAGGGCAGAGTCTCCCCTCCCCGAGGACTGTTCTGAGAAGGGCGCAAACAGCCCTCACGTGACGGCGCTGCCCGGGGGCCGACGTGGGCCGGGCCTGGGGGGGCTCCGACACCGGAGGGATCTTAATAAAGAGATGGAACTGAGCCGCGTGGGCCGGGCTGAGCGCTgcgctgggctgggggggagcACACGTAGCACAGCAGCTGAGGTATGAGTGCACGTGGGTACCGGGCCCGCAGGTGCGGCCAGGGGCGCGCACCGCACACCAAGGGGCACGGCTGTGCCCGCCGCCCCGTGCGTCCACGTGCACGCACGCACGTGCGATCCGCGCCCGTTCAGCGCACACGCACGCTCTGTACACACGCACGTGCCGTTCCGCACACGCGCTGCGGACGCTCGCACAGACGCACCCGCTGCGCACGCACGTGACAGCCGCGCACTCGCGCGCTGCGACGGGGCGTGGCCTGGCCGCAAGTGGGCGTGGCCGACCGCGGAGGGGCGTGGTTTGCAGGAAGTGGGCGtggccccgccccgctccgaTTCAAATTTGAAGCACGAGCTTTCCCGCCCGAAGTTGTTTCCCCGGCGCGCCGACGTCagccccgcggggccgcgcgCGGCCAATGGGCGCTCCCGtcgcccggcccggccccgccgccaccTCCCGCGGCGCCCGCAGCCATGGAGCGCGCGGCCTCCAGCAtccaggtgctgctgcaggcggCCGAGTTCCTGGAGCGGAGGGAGCGGCGCGACCGGATCCCCCCGTGTCTGGCGGAGGCCGAACACGGGTACGCCTCGCCGTgccccgcgcggccccgccAGGCCGGGGGCGGCGGCAGGTGAGCGGCGGGCGGGGGGAGCGTCACCGCCTCCCGGTGCCGGTCCCGGTGCTGACGGCCCGCGCGCTCCCGCAGGTCGGTGCACAACGCGCTGGAGAAGCACAGGTACCGGcgggggagcggagcggggcgcggggccgtgCCGTGCCCCGTTGTGCTGACCGCCGTCCCGGCCGCAGGCGGGCGCAGCTCCGGCGCTgcctggagcagctgaagcagcaggtGCCGCTGGGAACGGGGCCGGCCCGGCCCACCACGCTGAGCCTCCTGCACCGCGCTCGACTGCACATCCAGGTGAGCTCGGCCCAGCGGTGGTggaaggcgggggggggggggtccgtaTCCATCCGCTCTCCCTCGGCCCTGACCGCCCGCCGGGTCCCGCAgcggctgcaggagcaggaggtgagggCGCGCCGGGTGAAGGACCGCCTGCGGAGCCGGCAGCAGAGCCTGCGGCAGcggctggagcagctgctgagccccTGCGGGGCCGAGCGGAGCCGCGCCGACAGCCTGGACTCGTCACAGCTCTCAGAGCAGTCGGGCTCTGACGGAGGTCAGTATGGGGGCGGGGAGTAGGGGGGCACGGGGCGGCCGCTGGGCGCTGACCCCTGCCCCTCTGCACAGAGGAGGCCGAGATCGACGTGGAGGGCGCGGGGCTCGGTGCGGAGCCGCTGGTTGGCTTCAGCACCGGCAAAGACCACAGCTACTCCAGCCCCCGCGGCCCCTGGTCCTGACAGCGCTGTCCCCTCAGGACACGCTGCCACGTCggcccagggctgtgggggggCATCGGGTGCCTGGTGCATCCCTACCCCGGGCGGCTGAGTAGAGCTGAACGCAGCGCTGGGCGCGTGGCTCCCGGCCCCGCTCTGCACAGTAAAGCACCGCTGGGAGCGGAAGAGGCGCTGGCAGACAGCCTGGCCCCAGTGGGGATGCGCCAGGGTTGTGTACAGTGGACACAGGGCAGTGCCCACCCCCCGCCCACTCCCCCAGATGCAGCTACAGGCTAGCCCTGCTGGAGCCCGGAAGGGGAAGTGAGCACATTGAGCAATGCTTCACGCTCCCACCACCACCTTGACTCCTCTCTCTTGTATATACCGACACTATTATTGCAGTAAAGGCATTTGGTTAAACTGCGTCTGCTTCCTGCCTGCGGCCGGCAGGACTCACCACCTGCATCCATCCCCCAGAGCTCTGCCCTAACAGCCCAGCCCTCAGCCAAGTCAGAGGTGGAAGTCGACTCTTTAATGATAATTACATCTTAGGA from Gallus gallus isolate bGalGal1 chromosome 13, bGalGal1.mat.broiler.GRCg7b, whole genome shotgun sequence harbors:
- the MXD3 gene encoding lateral signaling target protein 2 homolog isoform X1, encoding MLPAALRRWLRRPKRSDPRLLSQFFFADERVTRVVADINGLDAELDPQQYLVLLNQLHLSQAQLLAVIERIMEECIPTQRHSRDYLVKFPEELLVDNLGNHMLFAAECLLAGSFLEVEEAEGAQLRPRARSLLCSLELVRALLREQSLSQPGTYSEPVRAALMQFDRLFAEFELSYVSSLVAVKSPDEIYRQQEIIVLFCETVERALRLGYLTQEMIDGYEPLLMFTIPRLAIISGLLIYPEGPLSLERSPEQMSRVFSPFYNLLMKIRDLLRVLSAEELCLLERSLCAAEAEDPCSSVTPPAWGEAVPRVAPHTPWGLLESPHTTPAHHSLMGRLGAVDNPCTESPQHPPGPWLEATPGPRCSELRAHYSSTRDMLHTLFVCISGVADQLQTNFASDLRSILKTVFKIVASPAETSEETGGSKNEDGDLCAGDVPHVADCPLCPSPRDATGLRRAAGARSRPEWVPDSTCSHCSACRAPFTLLRRRHHCRSCGKIFCARCSPHTAALPHYGQPRPVRVCTHCHATHLSSWRTRTR
- the MXD3 gene encoding lateral signaling target protein 2 homolog isoform X2, translated to MLPAALRRWLRRPKRSDPRLLSQFFFADERVTRVVADINGLDAELDPQQYLVLLNQLHLSQAQLLAVIERIMEECIPTQRHSRDYLVKFPEELLVDNLGNHMLFAAECLLAGSFLEVEEAEGAQLRPRARSLLCSLELVRALLREQSLSQPGTYSEPVRAALMQFDRLFAEFELSYVSSLVAVKSPDEIYRQQEIIVLFCETVERALRLGYLTQEMIDGYEPLLMFTIPRLAIISGLLIYPEGPLSLERSPEQMSRVFSPFYNLLMKIRDLLRVLSAEELCLLERSLCAAEAEDPCSSVTPPAWGEAVPRVAPHTPWGLLESPHTTPAHHSLMGRLGAVDNPCTESPQHPPGPWLEATPGPRCSELRAHYSSTRDMLHTLFVCISGVADQLQTNFASDLRSILKTVFKIVASPAETSEETGGSKNEDGDLCAGDVPHVADCPLCPSPRDATGLRRAGARSRPEWVPDSTCSHCSACRAPFTLLRRRHHCRSCGKIFCARCSPHTAALPHYGQPRPVRVCTHCHATHLSSWRTRTR
- the MXD3 gene encoding lateral signaling target protein 2 homolog isoform X3, whose translation is MLPAALRRWLRRPKFFFADERVTRVVADINGLDAELDPQQYLVLLNQLHLSQAQLLAVIERIMEECIPTQRHSRDYLVKFPEELLVDNLGNHMLFAAECLLAGSFLEVEEAEGAQLRPRARSLLCSLELVRALLREQSLSQPGTYSEPVRAALMQFDRLFAEFELSYVSSLVAVKSPDEIYRQQEIIVLFCETVERALRLGYLTQEMIDGYEPLLMFTIPRLAIISGLLIYPEGPLSLERSPEQMSRVFSPFYNLLMKIRDLLRVLSAEELCLLERSLCAAEAEDPCSSVTPPAWGEAVPRVAPHTPWGLLESPHTTPAHHSLMGRLGAVDNPCTESPQHPPGPWLEATPGPRCSELRAHYSSTRDMLHTLFVCISGVADQLQTNFASDLRSILKTVFKIVASPAETSEETGGSKNEDGDLCAGDVPHVADCPLCPSPRDATGLRRAAGARSRPEWVPDSTCSHCSACRAPFTLLRRRHHCRSCGKIFCARCSPHTAALPHYGQPRPVRVCTHCHATHLSSWRTRTR
- the LOC101751218 gene encoding max dimerization protein 3 isoform X2; the protein is MERAASSIQVLLQAAEFLERRERRDRIPPCLAEAEHGYASPCPARPRQAGGGGRRAQLRRCLEQLKQQVPLGTGPARPTTLSLLHRARLHIQRLQEQEVRARRVKDRLRSRQQSLRQRLEQLLSPCGAERSRADSLDSSQLSEQSGSDGEEAEIDVEGAGLGAEPLVGFSTGKDHSYSSPRGPWS
- the LOC101751218 gene encoding max dimerization protein 3 isoform X1, coding for MERAASSIQVLLQAAEFLERRERRDRIPPCLAEAEHGYASPCPARPRQAGGGGRSVHNALEKHRRAQLRRCLEQLKQQVPLGTGPARPTTLSLLHRARLHIQRLQEQEVRARRVKDRLRSRQQSLRQRLEQLLSPCGAERSRADSLDSSQLSEQSGSDGEEAEIDVEGAGLGAEPLVGFSTGKDHSYSSPRGPWS
- the LOC101751218 gene encoding max dimerization protein 3 isoform X3, producing the protein MERAASSIQVLLQAAEFLERRERRDRIPPCLAEAEHGSVHNALEKHRRAQLRRCLEQLKQQVPLGTGPARPTTLSLLHRARLHIQRLQEQEVRARRVKDRLRSRQQSLRQRLEQLLSPCGAERSRADSLDSSQLSEQSGSDGEEAEIDVEGAGLGAEPLVGFSTGKDHSYSSPRGPWS